One part of the Magallana gigas chromosome 5, xbMagGiga1.1, whole genome shotgun sequence genome encodes these proteins:
- the LOC136275735 gene encoding uncharacterized protein, translated as MELFPWILLLSPLFQECLGSEVWKIVPRLLDGGIAEIPSKSYNGSTTSLCALECQMRPPCQLFRYNSNTSECDLYDGIKFKRTSYVHQNQFYQKMPDHCVTGRDEWFPEYQTCIWIPTHVSPYEEAKRLCESAGKVMLGINNFSQVLYLMDLINTKRIYVYSRRTGYKTYEMDDGTLIPSTLWCPGQPYEDSGCIGVQNDPQSDWCTYPGIDDYVSCSESSRFFCV; from the exons ATGGAACTGTTTCCATGGATTCTGCTGTTGTCGCCATTGTTTCAAG AGTGCTTGGGGTCTGAAGTCTGGAAAATCGTCCCCCGGCTTCTAGATGGAGGGATAGCGGAAATACCCTCGAAGTCCTACAACGGAAGTACTACATCTCTGTGCGCACTGGAATGCCAGATGAGACCGCCATGTCAACTTTTCCGTTATAACTCAAACACATCAGAGTGTGACTTGTATGAtggaataaaatttaaaagaaccTCATACGTTCACCAAAACCAGTTTTATCAGAAGATGCCTGATC ATTGTGTGACAGGGCGTGACGAATGGTTCCCCGAGTATCAGACTTGCATTTGGATTCCGACCCACGTTTCTCCATACGAAGAGGCAAAACGTCTATGCGAATCAGCAGGGAAAGTCATGTTAGGCATCAATAACTTTTCACAAGTCTTGTATCTGATGGATCTTATAAATACAA AACGTATTTACGTATACTCTCGACGCACTGGATACAAAACTTATGAGATGGATGACGGGACTTTGATCCCATCCACATTGTGGTGTCCGGGTCAGCCATATGAAGACTCGGGCTGTATAGGGGTCCAAAACGACCCCCAGAGTGACTGGTGTACCTATCCCGGAATAGACGATTATGTATCTTGTTCTGAGTCATCACGGTTCTTCTGTGTGTAG
- the LOC117687655 gene encoding putative nuclease HARBI1, whose product MAALVGFLRRNDQRRRLPRPRMFRDRLNPLELRTDDELFERYRFRRPTIIYICDMIADTVSHGTRRSMALPPMLQLLVFLRFVATGAFHQLLGDAVHVSKATAGRCIRRVASAIANAVGRFIRFPTGQEALNVKRKFHAIAGFPNVLGCVDGTFIRIQTPSENEPDYVNRKGYHSLNVMMTCDTNFLVTNCVAKWPGSCHDSRVFRESTLCHQFENGQHDGLLLGDSGYPCRTYLMTPFNTTNDMRYRERYNTALCRTRVLIEQTYGILKRRFPCLAVGLRTDPGRACQYVVACVVLHNVGILRQDIVTLSLDDLTIAGPDIQEIGDPANNNGFGYREFIARQCFDH is encoded by the exons ATGGCGGCACTTGTTggatttttaagaagaaatgaTCAGAGAAGGCGGCTTCCTCGTCCGCGTATGTTTCGAGACCGTCTCAATCCATTAGAATTACGGACAGACGACGAACTCTTTGAGAGGTATCGTTTTCGTCGGCCCACTATAATATATATCTGTGATATGATTGCCGATACGGTGAGTCATGGAACGAGGAGGTCCATGGCTCTCCCACCAATGCTTCAACTTTTGGTGTTCCTGAGGTTTGTGGCGACTGGGGCTTTCCACCAGCTCCTTGGAGATGCCGTGCATGTGTCAAAGGCCACGGCTGGACGATGTATCCGGAGAGTTGCCTCGGCAATCGCCAATGCTGTCGGAAGATTCATCCGCTTTCCGACCGGTCAGGAGGCATTAAACGTGAAAAGGAAGTTCCATGCCATCGCAG gATTTCCAAATGTGCTAGGTTGTGTGGATGGCACTTTCATCAGGATTCAAACACCCTCTGAAAATGAGCCGGATTATGTCAATAGAAAGGGATACCACTCCCTAAATGTCATG atGACATGTGACACCAATTTTTTGGTAACCAACTGTGTGGCAAAATGGCCAGGATCTTGTCATGACTCAAGGGTCTTCAGAGAGAGTACTTTATGCCATCAGTTTGAAAATG gTCAGCATGATGGATTACTCCTGGGCGACTCCGGATATCCCTGCAGGACATACCTGATGACCCCATTCAACACCACCAACGATATGAGGTATCGGGAGAGGTACAACACAGCCTTATGCCGTACCCGCGTACTCATAGAGCAAACATACGGAATTCTCAAGAGGAGGTTCCCCTGTTTAGCAGTTGGGTTGCGGACAGACCCAGGTAGAGCATGTCAGTATGTTGTCGCTTGTGTGGTTTTGCATAATGTCGGCATCCTGCGACAGGACATTGTAACTCTCAGTTTAGATGACCTGACAATAGCTGGACCAGACATCCAGGAGATTGGAGACCCAGCGAACAACAACGGCTTTGGTTACCGTGAGTTCATTGCCAGGCAATGTTTTGATCATTAA
- the LOC117687657 gene encoding nuclear apoptosis-inducing factor 1: MDSISISDNEKAKRQRKMNWDPKEEVVLVEEVSKREQLLFGKLDGPGRTTVDKGNAWKEVMDLLNAGNVNSQRTVPEIKKKYQNIKQKAKEKRSAILHPRTGGGKKPSSPNQSEQLLLDNLEGRPSLCGLPCGIDTASEPASLLCLTPQLTPGIECPTQHPTSSVSQQPGPSSASTLPSLPTRPTPSSQKITAETLLHEELQNIRERRKLIKDQQQLVLLQKHYLMLKIKERDPFFDLDFLNEI; encoded by the exons ATGGATAGCATAAGCATTAGCGATAACGAGAAAGCAAAACGACAGCGGAAGATGAACTGGGACCCCAAGGAGGAGGTAGTTTTAGTGGAGGAGGTGTCCAAGCGAGAACAGTTGTTGTTCGGGAAGCTGGACGGGCCAGGGAGAACCACGGTCGACAAGGGAAACGCCTGGAAGGAGGTCATGGATTTATTGAATgc CGGAAATGTAAATTCTCAAAGAACTGTaccagaaattaaaaaaaagtaccaGAACATCAAGCAGAAAg CAAAAGAAAAGAGAAGCGCCATCTTGCATCCAAGGACTGGGGGTGGGAAGAAGCCCTCCTCTCCCAACCAAAGTGAACAACTTTTGTTGGATAACTTGGAAGGCAGACCAAGTTTATGTGGCCTTCCATGTGGAATAGACACTGCAAgtg aGCCAGCTAGTTTACTTTGTCTGACACCACAACTGACACCCGGCATAGAGTGTCCTACACAGCATCCTACCAGCTCAGTGAGTCAGCAACCTGGGCCATCGTCAGCATCCACTCTGCCCTCTCTACCAACTAGACCGACGCCTTCATCACAGAAAATTACAGCAGAAACGCTGCTGCATGAAGAACTTCAGAACATCAGAGAGAGAAGAAAATTGATCAAAGATCAGCAGCAACTAGTTCTTCTCCAGAAACATTACCTTATGTTGAAGATCAAAGAGAGAGACCCATTTTTTGATTTagatttcttaaatgaaatcTAA